The following proteins come from a genomic window of Dongia rigui:
- the recR gene encoding recombination mediator RecR, which translates to MNDIDRLIQIMGRLPGLGPRSARRAVLHLLKKREALLHPLIDALGEVAANVKTCTVCGNLDAADPCTICRDASRDGSLICVVADVGDLWALERIATFKGRYHVLGGVLSALDGVGPEQLSIAPLLRRLEGGEVKEVILALGATVDGQTTGHYLSDRLQPLNVAISRLAHGVPVGGELDYLDDGTLIQALKARQKL; encoded by the coding sequence ATGAACGACATCGACCGTCTCATCCAGATCATGGGCCGACTGCCGGGCCTGGGGCCGCGTTCGGCGCGGCGGGCGGTGCTGCATCTCCTAAAGAAGCGCGAGGCCTTGCTGCATCCACTCATCGATGCCTTGGGCGAGGTCGCGGCCAATGTGAAGACCTGCACGGTCTGCGGCAATCTCGATGCCGCCGATCCCTGCACCATCTGCCGCGACGCATCGCGCGATGGCAGTCTGATTTGCGTCGTCGCCGATGTCGGCGATCTTTGGGCGCTGGAACGGATTGCCACCTTCAAGGGCCGCTATCATGTGCTGGGCGGTGTGCTCTCGGCGCTCGACGGCGTCGGGCCGGAGCAGCTTTCCATCGCGCCCCTGCTGCGGCGCCTCGAGGGTGGCGAGGTCAAGGAAGTGATCCTGGCCCTCGGCGCCACCGTCGACGGCCAAACCACCGGGCATTACCTCTCCGACCGCCTGCAGCCGTTGAATGTCGCCATCTCGCGCCTCGCCCATGGCGTGCCCGTGGGGGGCGAGCTGGATTATCTCGACGACGGCACCCTCATCCAGGCCTTGAAGGCCCGCCAGAAACTCTGA
- a CDS encoding flagellar motor protein MotB yields the protein MSGESFIRVGETKHQEIKQPVWLMSFADFAGCLLASFVLLYSLAQTDREKMQSAFGIAPTDTEIVAEDGAAKESMATKDAQEGRDTDYLANLLATKIEGHEAFDGVIILPQTDSVLLDLPMARLAATGSSDERDKDLVFALAGMLANIPNEAALSADLPQDGAGANWSTGMTLANGLAQRLKDSGAPDTLLARTAISADDAPHVRLIFTRAAGE from the coding sequence ATGTCGGGCGAAAGCTTCATCCGCGTCGGCGAGACCAAGCATCAGGAGATCAAGCAGCCGGTCTGGCTGATGAGCTTTGCCGACTTCGCCGGCTGCCTGCTGGCGAGCTTCGTGCTGCTCTATTCCCTGGCCCAGACGGATCGCGAGAAGATGCAGAGCGCCTTCGGCATCGCGCCGACCGATACCGAGATTGTGGCCGAGGATGGCGCGGCCAAGGAATCGATGGCGACGAAGGATGCCCAGGAAGGGCGTGACACCGACTATCTCGCCAACCTGCTCGCCACCAAGATAGAAGGCCACGAAGCCTTCGACGGCGTCATCATCCTGCCGCAGACCGACAGTGTCTTGCTCGATCTGCCGATGGCACGCCTGGCCGCCACGGGCAGCAGCGATGAACGCGACAAGGACCTGGTCTTTGCCCTGGCTGGCATGCTGGCCAACATCCCCAACGAAGCGGCACTCAGTGCCGATCTGCCGCAGGACGGGGCAGGTGCCAATTGGTCGACCGGCATGACGCTCGCCAACGGTCTCGCCCAGCGCCTCAAGGATAGCGGCGCGCCCGACACGCTGCTGGCCCGCACCGCCATCAGCGCCGACGACGCCCCGCATGTCCGCCTTATCTTCACCCGCGCGGCCGGCGAATAG
- a CDS encoding DUF4139 domain-containing protein, translated as MRSLLVAGTALALTLTAFAGAFADETQVTTDNQTGIAVTIYNQDLALIRDSRKINLAAGENDIAFIDVSAAMRPETALLNSAGGALDVLEQNFDFDLLTPEKLLEKSVGQKIRVFRTNPETGEDSSEEAEVLSVAGGQAVLKIGDRIETAVPGRFVYSGVPANLRARPTLVIKAVADKAGEVPVDLSYLSRGLSWSADYVVDLGADEKTVNINGLVTLTNQSGITYKDAKLQLVAGNVNQVQPMLERAGGMVAMDAMPASAPKMVEQAAFEYHLYSLERPTTIKENQTKQVAMLAAAEVPVEKKYLITNAANVWGNYGYNFGEGPRQNAAVKLKFQNDDKSHMGMPLPAGVVRVYKKDAQGNALFVGEDHIDHTPKNERVDLTLGEAFDITARAKQTNYTKLADDLYENAYEVEIKNAKKEKVTVDLREAFPGEWKMLDESQKHEKLDSNTAQWLVDVPAEGSTVVKYSVRIKL; from the coding sequence ATGCGTTCGCTTCTTGTTGCCGGTACCGCCCTTGCGCTGACCCTTACCGCTTTCGCCGGCGCCTTCGCCGATGAAACGCAAGTGACGACCGACAACCAGACCGGCATTGCCGTCACCATCTATAACCAGGACCTGGCGCTCATTCGCGACAGCCGCAAGATCAACCTTGCCGCGGGCGAGAACGACATCGCCTTTATCGATGTCTCGGCGGCGATGCGGCCCGAGACGGCGCTCCTCAATTCGGCCGGTGGCGCGCTCGACGTGCTGGAGCAGAATTTCGATTTCGATCTGCTGACGCCGGAAAAACTGCTGGAGAAATCGGTGGGGCAGAAGATCCGCGTCTTCCGCACCAATCCGGAAACCGGCGAGGACAGCAGCGAAGAAGCAGAAGTGCTCTCGGTGGCCGGTGGCCAGGCCGTCTTGAAGATCGGCGACCGCATCGAGACCGCCGTGCCCGGCCGCTTCGTCTATTCCGGCGTGCCCGCCAATTTGCGCGCGCGCCCCACGCTGGTCATTAAAGCCGTTGCCGACAAAGCGGGCGAAGTGCCGGTCGATCTTTCGTACTTAAGCCGCGGCCTCTCCTGGTCGGCCGATTACGTGGTCGACCTCGGTGCCGATGAGAAGACTGTCAACATCAATGGCCTGGTGACGCTCACCAATCAAAGCGGCATCACCTATAAGGACGCGAAGCTCCAGCTCGTTGCCGGCAATGTCAACCAGGTTCAGCCGATGCTCGAACGCGCCGGCGGCATGGTCGCGATGGATGCGATGCCTGCGTCGGCACCGAAGATGGTCGAGCAGGCGGCGTTTGAGTATCATCTCTATAGCCTTGAACGACCGACGACGATCAAGGAGAACCAGACCAAGCAGGTCGCGATGCTGGCGGCTGCTGAGGTGCCGGTCGAAAAGAAATACCTCATCACTAATGCCGCCAATGTCTGGGGCAATTACGGCTACAATTTCGGTGAAGGTCCGCGCCAGAACGCGGCGGTGAAGCTGAAATTCCAGAACGACGACAAATCGCATATGGGCATGCCGCTGCCAGCCGGTGTCGTGCGCGTTTACAAGAAGGATGCGCAGGGCAACGCCCTCTTCGTCGGCGAAGATCACATCGACCACACGCCGAAGAACGAGCGCGTCGATCTGACGTTGGGTGAGGCGTTCGACATCACGGCGCGCGCGAAGCAGACCAACTACACCAAGCTCGCCGACGATCTCTACGAGAACGCCTACGAAGTGGAGATCAAGAACGCGAAGAAGGAAAAGGTCACCGTCGATCTCCGCGAAGCCTTCCCCGGCGAATGGAAGATGCTGGATGAATCGCAGAAGCACGAAAAACTCGATTCCAACACCGCGCAATGGCTGGTCGATGTCCCGGCGGAGGGTTCGACGGTGGTGAAATATTCCGTGCGGATTAAGCTGTAA
- the nth gene encoding endonuclease III, whose protein sequence is MLKKDQIETFFARLQKQNPEPKGELNYVNPYTLLVAVVLSAQATDVGVNKATEKLFKIVDTPEKMVKLGEARLKDHIKTIGLFNTKAKNVIKLSEMLIAAHNSLVPRDRAILETLPGVGRKTANVVLNIAFGEPTIAVDTHIFRVSNRTGLAPGKDVLAVERALEKKVPAKFKQHCHHWLILHGRYVCKARKPDCPSCVVNDVCQFKGKTVV, encoded by the coding sequence ATGCTCAAAAAAGACCAGATCGAGACGTTCTTCGCGCGACTGCAGAAGCAAAATCCGGAACCCAAGGGGGAGCTGAATTACGTCAATCCCTATACCCTCCTGGTGGCCGTCGTTCTCTCGGCCCAGGCGACCGATGTCGGTGTCAACAAGGCGACCGAGAAACTGTTCAAGATTGTCGATACGCCGGAAAAGATGGTGAAACTGGGTGAAGCCAGACTCAAAGATCACATCAAGACGATCGGCCTCTTCAACACCAAGGCCAAGAACGTCATCAAGCTTTCCGAGATGTTGATTGCCGCGCACAACAGCCTCGTGCCGCGCGACCGGGCAATTCTGGAAACCCTGCCGGGGGTCGGGCGCAAGACCGCCAATGTGGTCCTCAACATCGCCTTCGGTGAACCGACCATCGCCGTCGACACACATATCTTCCGCGTCTCGAACCGGACGGGCCTTGCGCCCGGTAAAGATGTGCTGGCGGTGGAACGCGCCTTGGAGAAGAAGGTGCCGGCGAAATTCAAGCAGCACTGCCACCACTGGCTGATCCTGCACGGGCGCTATGTCTGCAAGGCGCGCAAGCCGGACTGCCCGTCCTGCGTAGTGAACGATGTCTGCCAGTTCAAGGGGAAGACGGTGGTGTGA
- a CDS encoding DUF2244 domain-containing protein, translated as MAIFEAILYPHRSLGRRGYIILGAGTALIMGAYAMTFLIIGAWPIFGFIGAEWLLFWYLFSRHFRGDRRAERLRLFQDRLVVERIDAKGRFQAFSLQPYWLQVVLARAADVDNALYLRSHGKQIEIGAFLSEPERRDFAGELTRILDRHRDGAYGRQPV; from the coding sequence ATGGCGATCTTCGAGGCGATCCTTTATCCGCACCGCTCGCTGGGGCGGCGCGGCTATATCATTCTGGGCGCCGGCACCGCGCTCATTATGGGCGCCTATGCCATGACGTTCCTCATCATCGGTGCCTGGCCGATCTTCGGCTTCATCGGCGCCGAATGGCTGTTGTTTTGGTATCTTTTCTCACGCCATTTCCGCGGCGATCGCCGGGCCGAGCGCCTGCGCCTGTTCCAGGACCGGCTCGTCGTCGAGCGCATCGACGCGAAGGGCCGCTTCCAAGCCTTCTCGCTGCAACCCTATTGGCTGCAGGTGGTGCTGGCCCGTGCCGCCGATGTCGACAACGCGCTTTACCTTCGCAGCCATGGCAAGCAGATCGAAATAGGCGCCTTCCTCTCGGAGCCGGAGCGGCGCGACTTCGCCGGCGAACTCACGCGCATCCTCGACCGACATCGCGACGGGGCGTATGGACGCCAGCCGGTTTGA
- a CDS encoding DMT family transporter, which yields MTTTHAAPALRHPGLPEFGLLFILGLVWGSSFLFIKIAVENGVPPLTLATLRIGIGAIVLLTVAKLRGQHFPALTASAGRPGGRALWGKLIFLGIIGNSLPFFLIGWGEQFTPSQLAAILMAIIPLLVLILAHFMTHDEKLTGPKIGGVLCGFAGVVVLVGVDALQGLGAQVIGQLAILGGCLSYTLYGVNARRLPQMGAEMTVGIILALGFVVMAPVWLIHDRPWELAPTTQGYVAIAWLGLLSTAFGNWLFFTLMRRSGASFASNNNFLVPIMGLGWGYFGYGEVPGLNAVMALGLILVGLALPRLKRR from the coding sequence ATGACCACCACCCATGCGGCGCCCGCCTTGCGCCATCCGGGTCTGCCTGAATTCGGCCTGCTTTTCATCCTTGGCCTGGTCTGGGGGTCGTCCTTTCTCTTCATCAAGATCGCAGTCGAAAACGGCGTGCCGCCCCTGACGCTGGCCACCTTGCGCATCGGCATCGGCGCCATTGTGCTGCTGACCGTTGCCAAATTGCGCGGTCAGCATTTCCCGGCGCTCACCGCATCGGCCGGCCGACCCGGCGGGCGAGCACTGTGGGGCAAGCTGATCTTCCTCGGCATCATCGGCAATTCGCTGCCCTTCTTCCTCATCGGCTGGGGCGAGCAGTTCACGCCCTCGCAGCTGGCTGCCATCCTGATGGCGATCATCCCGTTGCTGGTGCTGATCCTCGCGCATTTCATGACTCATGATGAAAAGCTGACCGGGCCCAAGATCGGTGGCGTGCTGTGCGGCTTCGCCGGTGTCGTCGTGCTGGTCGGCGTCGATGCGCTGCAGGGTCTGGGCGCCCAGGTCATCGGGCAGTTGGCGATCCTGGGCGGCTGCCTCTCCTACACCCTCTACGGCGTCAATGCGCGCCGCCTGCCGCAAATGGGGGCAGAGATGACGGTCGGCATCATTCTCGCACTGGGTTTCGTCGTGATGGCACCGGTCTGGCTCATCCACGACCGCCCCTGGGAGTTGGCGCCCACTACACAAGGATATGTCGCCATCGCTTGGCTCGGCCTGCTCTCAACCGCCTTCGGCAATTGGTTGTTCTTCACCCTGATGCGCCGGTCGGGGGCGAGCTTCGCCTCCAACAACAATTTCCTCGTGCCGATCATGGGACTGGGCTGGGGCTATTTCGGCTATGGCGAGGTGCCCGGCCTCAATGCCGTGATGGCACTGGGGCTGATCCTGGTGGGGCTGGCGCTGCCGCGGTTGAAACGGCGCTGA
- the dapB gene encoding 4-hydroxy-tetrahydrodipicolinate reductase, which yields MKVGIAGCAGRMGQMLLKMLSQAPGVLVVGGTERKGSPALGMDLGALAGTDPFGITVNDDPAGLFEAADVVIDFTNPSATALHAGFAARGGTAHVIGTTGLDSDQQAAVARAAQKAPIVMAANMSLGVNLLEQVIEQMARILDSDWDIEIVEMHHRHKVDAPSGTALILGEAAARGRGTTLRRVAKRGRDGHTGPRAKGEIGFAALRGGDVVGDHTVIFAVDGERVEVTHKASSREIFARGAVKAVLWAAGKTPGLYTMKDVLGFSVGGAASNGQ from the coding sequence ATCAAGGTCGGCATCGCCGGCTGTGCCGGCCGCATGGGGCAGATGCTCCTCAAGATGCTGTCGCAGGCGCCGGGCGTGCTGGTCGTCGGTGGGACCGAGCGGAAGGGTTCGCCGGCGCTCGGCATGGATCTGGGTGCCCTGGCCGGTACCGACCCCTTCGGCATCACCGTCAATGACGACCCGGCCGGCCTCTTCGAAGCGGCCGATGTGGTGATCGACTTCACCAATCCCTCCGCGACCGCCCTCCATGCGGGCTTTGCGGCACGGGGTGGTACGGCGCATGTCATCGGCACCACGGGGCTCGATTCCGACCAGCAGGCGGCCGTCGCGCGCGCGGCGCAGAAGGCGCCGATCGTCATGGCGGCCAACATGTCGCTGGGCGTCAACCTGCTCGAACAGGTGATCGAGCAGATGGCGCGCATCCTCGATTCCGACTGGGATATCGAGATCGTCGAAATGCATCACCGCCACAAGGTCGATGCACCCTCCGGCACCGCGCTCATCCTCGGCGAAGCGGCAGCACGCGGCCGTGGCACCACCTTGCGCCGTGTTGCCAAGCGCGGACGCGATGGCCATACCGGGCCCCGCGCCAAGGGCGAGATCGGCTTTGCCGCCCTACGCGGTGGCGATGTGGTGGGCGATCACACCGTGATCTTTGCCGTCGATGGCGAACGGGTCGAAGTGACGCACAAAGCCTCGTCACGCGAGATCTTCGCCCGCGGCGCCGTGAAGGCGGTCCTCTGGGCTGCCGGAAAGACACCGGGCCTCTACACGATGAAAGACGTGCTGGGCTTCAGCGTGGGCGGTGCCGCGAGCAACGGCCAGTAG